One genomic region from Plasmodium berghei ANKA genome assembly, chromosome: 4 encodes:
- a CDS encoding coatomer subunit beta, putative, protein MPLNLDIKKKLNSRIGKVKCVDIHENEPWILAALYNGKLIIFDYSNQNTIKNIEVSGYPLRCAKFIEKKQWIICTGDDMIIRVYNYNTFEKIIFFEGHSDYIRYIEVHQTLPYILTCSDDMSIKLYDYENNFEKLCSFENHVHYVMMCKFNPKDTYIFASASLDKTIKIWGVQNNMPVVTKPHFTLTGHIKGVNCIDYSSSGETSYIISGSDDKTIRVWDYHTKQCVHILSGHTQNISCLIYHSNLPIIISSSEDCNVKIWNSSMYKLETTLNYNMDKCWSICAKKTKNDLCIGYDEGLIVIQMGSDKPIYTMFKNKIIYIKNADIFIINLQNINNEDNYNDGDIYKVNKKELGNCDFYPTNVSFHPNGRFVCVSGHQEFNIYTSQVLRNKAYGKSPFFVWGNNGDYAIKDEGNKIVIYKEFTAFHSFQTPYNITELFGGYLLGVKSNNFICFYDWNYYNMIRKIDINVKNVYWNDSGTYVAISTEESVYILSYNTKDETSNKDMKCLEPNDNINMGEENGNIVDENNFELENEINEYIESGIWIYDSFVYVSRNLRLYIYTKKFNDIYVYIDKYLYICGYVYEYDRIFLLDTNYNFYSFHIPIAYLQYQKYIINKDFEFADNLLSTIPEYLHNKLSLFLEKMGYKNKALTICTDLEKKFELALSIGNLQLCIEIIKQIENKEDKATVQNKYKALGDTSLIYNDISMAIHCYKKTNDYSSLLIILSTLGDKIGIEELGKICLKNKKYNIAFICYFLLHKINKCVDILVKSKNYAYASFFSRIYKPSLLPNILLKWKNNLNKTYQISPIELLTPDKNPEYFPDYELAIKCESIFEKTQTLGVTQNYSTLKKLIDINIMDEINEIGYEQVENIFVKQFDIDLEKDVKNFDMINSLSSVQKKETTIKSINEIIDKEYVENKTDSNSSNLKRESFVSENNNTSFSNSHEINQNSNDSYKKNSKKTSNNSDNLANLNNSDENISFEMKNETFNSVNDQIDKESE, encoded by the coding sequence atgccTCTTAATTTagatataaagaaaaaattaaattctCGAATTGGTAAGGTGAAATGTGTTGATATTCATGAAAATGAACCATGGATCCTTGCGGCTCTTTACAATGGGAagttaattatatttgaCTACTCTAATCAgaatacaataaaaaatatagaagtATCTGGATATCCATTACGATGTGCAaaatttattgaaaaaaaacaatggATAATATGTACAGGCGATGATATGATAATAAGggtttataattataatacttttgagaaaataatattttttgaaggACATAGTGATTATATAAGATATATTGAAGTTCATCAAACATtaccatatatattaacatgCTCAGATGACATGAgcataaaattatatgattatgaaaataattttgagaAATTATGTTCTTTTGAAAATCATGTTCATTATGTAATGATGTGTAAATTTAATCCTAAAgatacttatatttttgcatCCGCTTCTTTAGATaaaactataaaaatatggggtgtgcaaaataatatgcCAGTAGTTACTAAGCCACATTTTACCTTAACAGGTCATATAAAAGGTGTAAATTGTATTGATTATTCATCTAGTGGGGAAacatcatatattattagtgGAAGTGATGATAAAACAATACGTGTATGGGATTATCATACAAAACAAtgtgtacatatattaagTGGGCATacacaaaatatatcatgCTTAATTTATCATAGTAATTTGCctataattatttcttcatCAGAAGATTgtaatgtaaaaatatggaaTAGTTCTATGTATAAATTAGAAACCAcattaaattataacatGGATAAATGTTGGTCTATATgtgcaaaaaaaacaaaaaatgatttatgTATAGGATATGATGAAGGGTTAATAGTTATTCAAATGGGATCTGATAAGCCTATATATACaatgtttaaaaataagataatttatataaaaaatgctgatatatttattataaatttacaaaatataaataatgaggataattataatgatggtgatatatataaagtaaataaaaaagaattagGAAATTGTGATTTTTATCCAACAAATGTTTCATTTCATCCAAATGGCAGATTTGTATGTGTTAGTGGGCATCAggaatttaatatatacacatcGCAAGTATTAAGAAATAAAGCATATGGAAAAAGTCCATTTTTTGTGTGGGGAAATAATGGTGACTATGCTATAAAAGATGAAggtaataaaatagttatatataaagagtTTACTGCATTTCATTCGTTTCAAACCCCTTATAATATTACTGAATTATTTGGAGGGTATTTATTAGGAGTTAAATCAAATAactttatttgtttttatgattggaattattataatatgataagaaaaatagatataaatgtaaaaaatgtatattgGAATGATAGTGGTACATATGTAGCAATTTCTACAGAAGaaagtgtatatatattgagTTATAACACAAAAGATGAAACATCTAATAAGGATATGAAATGTTTAGAAccaaatgataatattaacatGGGCGAAGAAAATGGTAATATTgttgatgaaaataattttgaacttgaaaatgaaataaatgaatatatagaaaGTGGAATATGGATATACGATAGTTTTGTGTATGTTTCAAGAAATTTaagattatatatatatacaaaaaagtttaatgatatatatgtatatatagataaatatttatatatttgtggatatgtatatgaatatgatagaatatttttgttggatacaaattataatttttatagtttTCATATACCAATAGCTTATTTACAATAtcagaaatatataataaataaagatttTGAATTTGCtgataatttattatctaCTATTCCCGAGTATttacataataaattaagtttatttttagaaaaaatgggatataaaaataaggcTTTAACTATTTGTACAGAtctggaaaaaaaatttgaattaGCTCTGTCAATTGGGAATTTACAACTATGTAtagaaattataaaacaaattgaaaataaagaagatAAAGCAACAGTTcagaataaatataaagcaTTAGGAGATACATCATtgatatataatgatatatcaATGGCAATACATtgctataaaaaaacaaatgatTATTCGTCTTTgctaattattttatcaacATTAGGGGATAAGATAGGTATTGAGGAATTGggaaaaatatgtttaaaaaacaaaaaatataatatcgcatttatatgttattttttattacacaaaataaataaatgtgtaGATATATTGGTAAAGAgtaaaaattatgcatatgcttcatttttttcaaggATATATAAACCATCTTTACTaccaaatatattattaaaatggaaaaataatttaaataaaacataccAAATATCTCCTATTGAATTATTAACACCCGATAAAAATCCTGAATATTTTCCTGATTATGAATTAGCTATAAAATGTGAAtcaatttttgaaaaaaccCAAACCCTTGGGGTAACTCAAAATTATTcaacattaaaaaaactaattgatataaatattatggatgaaataaatgaaattgGTTATGAACAagttgaaaatatttttgttaaacaATTTGATATTGATCTTGAAAAGGATGTTAAAAATTTCGATATGATCAATTCCTTGAGCTCTGTTcagaaaaaagaaacaacTATAAAATCGATAAATGAAATCATAGATAAAGAATatgtagaaaataaaacagaTAGCAATTCTTCGAATTTAAAACGAGAATCATTTGTaagtgaaaataataatacatcaTTTTCAAACTCACATGAAATAAATCAGAATAGTAATGAttcttataaaaaaaatagcaaaaaaacatcaaataatagtgataatttagcaaatttaaataatagtgatgaaaatattagtttcgaaatgaaaaatgaaacattTAATTCAGTGAATGATCAAATAGATAAAGAATCAGAATAA